From the bacterium genome, one window contains:
- the ilvD gene encoding dihydroxy-acid dehydratase → MAEQKVNLNKFSRRVTEPPSQAASQAMLYGAGLDEQDMKNPQVGIASMWWEGNSCNFHLNDLAKLVKESVNADKNMVGLIFNTIGVSDGISMGTEGMKYSLQSREIIADSIETVVQAQWYDALVTIPGCDKNMPGSLIAMARLNRPSLMVYGGTISPGFLNGDKIDVVSAFQAYGEFFSDKIGEEKLQSIIRHACPGAGACGGMYTANTMSSSIETLGMSLPYSSSNPATSREKREECLSVGKAIYNLLENDIKPSDIMTKEAFENAITIVMALGGSTNAVMHYIAIAKAVEVDIRLDDFQRISDRTPYIADLKPSGQFVMEDLHNAGGVPGVQKMLLEAGLLHGDCLTVTGKTLAENLEGIPGLKAGQKVIVPVSDPIKKTGHLQILYGNLSPEGAVAKITGKEGMRFEGPARVYDTEEETLKGLERGEIRKGDVIVIRYEGPKGGPGMRELLTVTSAIMGMGLGKDVALITDGRFSGGTHGFVVGHVTPEAQTGGLIAFLKDGDRITIDAVKRVLETDLSDAEIEARRKSWTPPPLRAKRGTLLKYAKCVSSASEGCVTDEF, encoded by the coding sequence ATGGCGGAGCAGAAGGTGAATCTCAATAAATTCAGCCGGCGGGTGACGGAGCCGCCCTCCCAGGCTGCCTCCCAGGCCATGCTGTACGGGGCCGGGCTCGACGAGCAGGACATGAAAAACCCCCAGGTGGGGATCGCGAGCATGTGGTGGGAGGGGAACTCCTGCAACTTCCACCTGAACGATCTGGCCAAGCTCGTCAAGGAGAGCGTGAACGCCGACAAGAACATGGTGGGCCTGATCTTCAATACCATCGGGGTGAGCGACGGGATTTCGATGGGCACCGAGGGGATGAAGTACTCCCTCCAGTCCCGCGAGATCATCGCCGATTCGATCGAAACCGTCGTCCAGGCCCAGTGGTACGACGCGCTGGTCACCATCCCCGGCTGCGACAAGAACATGCCGGGCTCCCTCATCGCCATGGCCCGTCTGAACCGCCCGAGCCTGATGGTCTACGGGGGTACCATCAGCCCCGGCTTTCTCAACGGCGACAAGATCGATGTCGTCTCGGCCTTCCAGGCGTATGGCGAGTTCTTCAGCGACAAGATCGGCGAGGAGAAGCTTCAGAGCATCATCCGCCACGCCTGTCCGGGGGCGGGGGCGTGCGGCGGCATGTACACCGCCAACACCATGTCCTCCTCCATCGAGACGCTGGGGATGAGCCTTCCCTACAGTTCATCGAACCCGGCGACGAGCCGGGAGAAGCGCGAGGAGTGCCTCAGCGTGGGCAAGGCGATCTACAACCTGCTCGAAAACGATATCAAGCCCTCGGACATCATGACGAAGGAAGCCTTCGAGAACGCCATCACCATCGTCATGGCGCTGGGGGGCTCCACCAACGCCGTCATGCACTACATCGCCATCGCCAAGGCCGTTGAGGTGGACATCCGGCTCGATGATTTTCAGCGGATCAGCGATCGCACCCCCTACATCGCCGACCTGAAGCCGAGCGGGCAGTTTGTGATGGAGGACCTTCACAATGCGGGCGGCGTGCCGGGGGTGCAGAAGATGCTGCTCGAGGCGGGTTTGCTCCACGGGGATTGCCTGACTGTGACCGGAAAGACGCTGGCCGAGAACCTGGAGGGCATCCCCGGCCTGAAGGCGGGGCAGAAGGTCATCGTCCCGGTATCGGACCCGATCAAAAAGACAGGGCACCTTCAAATTCTCTACGGGAACCTCTCTCCCGAGGGCGCGGTGGCCAAGATCACCGGAAAAGAAGGCATGCGCTTCGAGGGCCCCGCCCGGGTGTACGACACCGAGGAGGAGACCCTGAAGGGCCTTGAGCGCGGCGAGATCCGTAAGGGGGACGTGATCGTCATCCGCTACGAGGGCCCCAAGGGCGGACCCGGGATGCGGGAGCTGCTCACCGTCACCTCGGCCATCATGGGCATGGGTCTCGGAAAAGATGTGGCGTTGATCACCGACGGGCGCTTCTCCGGAGGAACCCACGGCTTTGTCGTGGGCCACGTCACCCCTGAGGCACAGACCGGCGGCCTGATCGCGTTCCTGAAGGACGGAGATCGCATCACCATCGATGCGGTGAAGCGCGTGCTTGAGACCGATTTGTCCGACGCCGAGATCGAAGCGAGAAGAAAGAGCTGGACGCCGCCGCCGCTTCGGGCCAAGAGGGGCACGCTCCTCAAGTATGCGAAGTGCGTCTCCTCGGCCTCGGAGGGCTGCGTGACGGACGAGTTCTAG